A part of Streptomyces sp. NBC_01497 genomic DNA contains:
- a CDS encoding SCO family protein: MRKKTFTAAAALMAVAALTLTACGGDNSSSSSAKPSAVADVSGGQAPGAPTVLDPPFAKPDLTLTDTHGKPYNLRAETKNKPTLIYFGYTHCPDICPLTMSNLGIARKALPKAEQDKLQVVFITTDPERDTPAELAEWLPAAGDPSFIGLTGKFTTIQAAAKTLGIGIDPPKKEKDGTIVSTHGAEVIAFSPKTNGGYLLYGDETTSDDYAKAFPKIIKGEQP, from the coding sequence ATGCGCAAGAAGACGTTCACCGCGGCAGCAGCCCTCATGGCGGTCGCCGCGCTCACCCTCACCGCCTGCGGGGGCGACAACAGCTCCAGCTCCAGCGCCAAGCCGAGTGCGGTCGCCGACGTCTCCGGCGGCCAGGCGCCCGGCGCCCCGACGGTCCTCGACCCGCCGTTCGCGAAGCCCGACCTCACCCTGACGGACACGCACGGCAAGCCGTACAACCTCCGTGCGGAGACGAAGAACAAGCCGACGCTGATCTACTTCGGCTACACGCACTGCCCGGACATCTGCCCCCTGACGATGAGCAACCTCGGCATCGCGCGCAAGGCGCTGCCGAAGGCCGAGCAGGACAAGCTCCAGGTCGTGTTCATCACGACGGACCCGGAGCGCGACACCCCCGCCGAGCTCGCCGAGTGGCTGCCGGCCGCGGGCGACCCCTCGTTCATCGGGCTCACGGGCAAGTTCACGACCATCCAGGCCGCCGCGAAGACGCTCGGCATCGGCATCGACCCGCCGAAGAAGGAGAAGGACGGCACGATCGTCTCCACGCACGGCGCCGAGGTGATCGCCTTCTCCCCGAAGACCAACGGCGGCTACCTGCTGTACGGGGACGAGACGACGTCCGACGACTACGCGAAGGCCTTCCCGAAGATCATCAAGGGGGAGCAGCCGTGA
- a CDS encoding copper chaperone PCu(A)C, translated as MTRHASLKPVLAPAALLVAAGLALTACSDGGGKPSAGSHSGAPALAVSGAYMPQPVGDLAAGFLVVKNTGKGDDELTSVTSPLSDSVSIHKTVDDRMVEVKSFDVPPGGSLDLARGGNHIMLMGIKHPPKQGQSIELDLHFKKTGAIKVTVPVKAANFQPPATP; from the coding sequence GTGACCCGCCACGCCTCCCTGAAGCCGGTCCTCGCACCGGCCGCCCTGCTGGTCGCGGCCGGGCTCGCGCTGACGGCGTGCTCGGACGGCGGCGGGAAGCCGAGCGCCGGCAGCCACAGCGGCGCGCCCGCGCTCGCGGTCTCCGGCGCCTACATGCCGCAGCCCGTCGGCGACCTCGCGGCCGGGTTCCTGGTCGTCAAGAACACCGGCAAGGGCGACGACGAGCTGACCTCGGTCACCAGCCCGCTGTCGGACAGCGTCTCCATCCACAAGACGGTCGACGACCGGATGGTGGAGGTGAAGTCCTTCGACGTCCCGCCGGGCGGCTCGCTCGACCTCGCCCGCGGCGGGAACCACATCATGCTGATGGGGATCAAGCACCCGCCCAAGCAGGGCCAGAGCATCGAACTGGACCTGCATTTCAAGAAGACCGGCGCGATCAAGGTCACCGTTCCCGTCAAGGCGGCCAACTTCCAGCCGCCCGCCACGCCGTGA
- a CDS encoding copper resistance CopC/CopD family protein, whose product MSGGPPATPLLRLLTVAGVLVATLLTVFAGTASAHAALTGSDPKDGAVVATAPKAVTLSFSEQVSLGKKAIRVLAPDNKRVDTGKIADVSTASRASYRIALGPGLANGTYTVAWQAVSADTHPVAGAFTFSVGAPSKTTADVGGQGVGGGLVGVLYGVARYFSYAGFVLLVGGAAFVLVCWPRGASARPLQRLVVRGWVTFTASTLALLLLRSPYTGSGKIADVFDLGGLQEVLGTKEGAALVSRLLLLGAAAIFVAVLFGAYARRGEEGAQEEAEAAREERAEHGEPGPTGGGSGPGAERRDLAFGLGAGGAVVAAGLAATWSLSEHASTGIQTALAMPVDMVHLLAVACWLGGLAALLVSLYRAPSIDAAAVRRFSTLAFCSVVALVASGLYQAWRQIGTFSALTSTSYGRLLMIKVGLVVVVVVIAYFSRRWTARLAAAPVAALAGADGGPDGDAVGDEPVAASQGAGPGTGSASGSASASRSASASGSGSRGGPGSGTNAGSGSGGGKGNTATDGARAAQLARQRTAVATASKKRARDADPARGGLRRSVLAEAGVAVAVLALATVLSDTEPGRTAEAAAKNPTSASAAAVLPKGGPVDLSIPFDTGGPKGKGVVEFYLDPARVGGANLVHIYLNGPDDQPLDVPQVKASLTLKARGIGPLAVTPERFAPGHWAADHVQIPMPGTWQLALTVRTSDIDETTVYKNITIG is encoded by the coding sequence ATGTCCGGCGGCCCGCCCGCGACGCCGCTGCTGCGGCTGCTGACCGTCGCCGGGGTGCTCGTTGCCACCCTGCTGACGGTGTTCGCGGGCACCGCGTCGGCGCACGCCGCGCTGACCGGGAGCGACCCGAAGGACGGGGCGGTGGTGGCCACCGCGCCGAAGGCGGTCACGCTGTCGTTCTCCGAGCAGGTATCGCTCGGCAAGAAGGCGATACGGGTGCTCGCGCCGGACAACAAGCGCGTCGACACCGGGAAGATCGCCGATGTCAGCACCGCGTCCCGCGCGAGCTACCGGATCGCGCTGGGCCCGGGCCTCGCGAACGGCACCTACACGGTCGCCTGGCAGGCGGTCTCCGCCGACACCCACCCGGTGGCGGGGGCCTTCACCTTCTCCGTCGGCGCACCGTCGAAGACGACGGCGGACGTCGGCGGCCAGGGGGTGGGCGGTGGTCTCGTCGGCGTGCTCTACGGAGTGGCGCGGTACTTCTCGTACGCGGGGTTCGTGCTGCTCGTCGGCGGGGCCGCCTTCGTCCTGGTGTGCTGGCCGCGCGGCGCCTCGGCGCGGCCGCTGCAACGGCTCGTCGTGCGCGGCTGGGTGACGTTCACCGCGTCGACCCTCGCGCTGCTCCTGCTGCGCTCCCCGTACACCGGGTCGGGGAAGATCGCGGACGTCTTCGACCTGGGCGGACTCCAGGAGGTCCTCGGTACGAAGGAGGGCGCGGCGCTCGTGTCGCGGCTGCTGCTGCTCGGGGCGGCGGCGATCTTCGTGGCGGTGCTGTTCGGGGCGTACGCGCGACGCGGTGAGGAAGGCGCGCAGGAGGAAGCGGAAGCCGCGCGGGAGGAACGGGCCGAGCACGGCGAGCCGGGCCCGACCGGCGGCGGGAGCGGCCCTGGGGCCGAACGCCGGGACCTGGCCTTCGGGCTCGGCGCCGGCGGTGCGGTCGTCGCGGCGGGACTCGCGGCGACCTGGTCGCTGAGCGAGCACGCGTCGACCGGCATCCAGACCGCGCTCGCCATGCCCGTCGACATGGTGCACCTGCTGGCCGTGGCGTGCTGGCTGGGCGGCCTCGCGGCCCTGCTCGTGTCCCTGTACCGGGCGCCGTCGATCGACGCGGCGGCGGTACGGCGGTTCTCCACGCTCGCGTTCTGCAGTGTCGTGGCGCTGGTGGCGAGCGGGCTGTACCAGGCGTGGCGTCAGATCGGCACGTTCTCCGCGCTGACCTCGACGTCGTACGGGCGACTGCTGATGATCAAGGTCGGCCTGGTGGTCGTGGTCGTGGTGATCGCGTACTTCTCCCGTCGCTGGACGGCACGGCTTGCCGCGGCGCCGGTGGCCGCGCTCGCGGGCGCGGACGGCGGGCCGGACGGGGACGCCGTCGGGGACGAGCCGGTGGCCGCTTCCCAGGGCGCGGGACCGGGGACGGGTTCGGCCTCGGGTTCGGCTTCGGCCTCGCGTTCGGCTTCGGCCTCGGGTTCGGGTTCCCGCGGCGGCCCGGGTTCCGGCACGAACGCGGGATCCGGCTCCGGCGGCGGCAAGGGGAACACGGCGACCGACGGGGCGCGCGCGGCGCAACTCGCACGGCAGCGCACGGCGGTCGCGACGGCGAGCAAGAAGCGCGCGCGCGACGCCGACCCGGCCCGGGGCGGCCTGCGCCGGTCCGTCCTCGCGGAGGCGGGGGTCGCCGTCGCCGTACTGGCGCTGGCGACGGTCCTCTCGGACACCGAACCCGGCCGGACGGCGGAGGCCGCGGCGAAGAACCCGACGAGCGCGTCGGCCGCGGCCGTACTGCCGAAGGGCGGCCCGGTGGACCTGAGCATCCCCTTCGACACCGGCGGGCCGAAGGGCAAGGGCGTGGTGGAGTTCTATCTGGACCCGGCGCGCGTGGGTGGCGCGAACCTGGTGCACATCTACCTCAACGGCCCCGACGACCAGCCCCTGGACGTACCCCAGGTCAAGGCGAGCCTGACGCTGAAGGCCCGCGGCATCGGCCCGCTGGCGGTGACTCCGGAGCGCTTCGCGCCGGGCCACTGGGCGGCGGATCACGTCCAGATCCCGATGCCCGGCACCTGGCAGCTCGCCCTGACCGTCAGGACCTCCGACATCGACGAGACCACCGTCTACAAGAACATCACGATCGGCTGA
- the efeB gene encoding iron uptake transporter deferrochelatase/peroxidase subunit: MTETSKHPSKNGARATRRTTAGPAPTDGRTAGGPSAAPAGSGSGSDSDSAGNGGGTGEGAASGGVSRRRLLGAAGAAGAGGLVVGAGGGIGAYAATRPAGPAPLTGLGSHAVAFHGAHQAGITTPPQAAGHLAAFDLAPGAGRAEAVALMRRWTACAAPMAEGRPAPDHDTGIALDAGPAALTVTFGFGHGFFDRTGLTKQRPVQLDPLPAFSSDHLDPARSNGDLWVQIGSDDALVAFHALRALLKAAGAAARLRWQMSGFNRSPGATPHPMTPRNLMGQIDGTGNPKQSAPRFDEQIFVPSKPAATGSPLAAPAWMANGSYAVVRRIRMLLDDWEKLPLSHQEKVIGRRKSDGAPLTGGTEDTAMALTRTGQDGQLVIPADAHARIAQPAANGGAAMLRRAYSYNDGVDADGAPDAGLLFVAWQADPLKGFVPVQRKLDRGDALSAFIRHEASGLFAVPGGAAPGEYVGQRLLES, translated from the coding sequence GTGACCGAGACCTCGAAACACCCATCGAAGAACGGCGCGCGTGCGACCCGGCGGACCACGGCGGGCCCGGCGCCCACCGACGGCCGCACGGCCGGCGGCCCTTCCGCCGCTCCCGCCGGCTCCGGCTCCGGCTCCGACTCCGACTCCGCCGGGAACGGCGGCGGTACCGGCGAGGGCGCCGCGAGCGGCGGCGTCAGCCGGCGCCGCCTCCTCGGCGCGGCCGGAGCCGCCGGAGCCGGCGGGCTGGTCGTCGGCGCGGGCGGGGGCATCGGGGCGTACGCGGCGACGCGGCCCGCGGGGCCCGCGCCGCTGACCGGCCTCGGCTCCCACGCCGTCGCGTTCCACGGGGCCCACCAGGCGGGGATCACCACGCCGCCCCAGGCCGCCGGCCACCTCGCCGCCTTCGACCTGGCACCGGGCGCGGGCCGCGCGGAGGCCGTCGCGCTGATGCGCCGGTGGACGGCCTGCGCGGCCCCGATGGCCGAGGGGCGCCCCGCGCCCGACCACGACACGGGCATCGCTCTCGACGCGGGTCCCGCCGCACTCACCGTCACCTTCGGCTTCGGGCACGGCTTCTTCGACCGTACGGGCCTGACGAAGCAGCGCCCCGTCCAGCTGGATCCGCTGCCGGCTTTCTCCTCCGACCACCTCGACCCGGCCCGCAGCAACGGCGACCTGTGGGTGCAGATCGGCTCCGACGACGCCCTCGTCGCCTTCCACGCCCTGCGCGCCCTGCTGAAGGCCGCCGGAGCGGCGGCGCGGCTCCGCTGGCAGATGAGCGGCTTCAACCGCTCCCCCGGTGCCACCCCGCACCCGATGACCCCGCGCAACCTGATGGGCCAGATCGACGGCACCGGCAACCCGAAGCAGTCGGCGCCCCGCTTCGACGAACAGATCTTCGTGCCGTCGAAGCCGGCGGCCACGGGGAGCCCGCTCGCCGCTCCGGCGTGGATGGCGAACGGTTCGTACGCCGTCGTACGCCGTATCCGGATGCTGCTCGACGACTGGGAGAAGCTGCCGCTCTCCCACCAGGAGAAGGTCATCGGCCGTCGCAAGTCGGACGGCGCGCCGCTGACCGGCGGCACCGAGGACACCGCGATGGCGCTGACGAGGACCGGCCAGGACGGACAGCTCGTCATCCCCGCCGACGCGCACGCGCGCATCGCGCAGCCCGCGGCGAACGGCGGGGCAGCCATGCTGCGCAGGGCGTACTCGTACAACGACGGCGTCGACGCGGACGGCGCTCCGGACGCGGGCCTGCTGTTCGTCGCCTGGCAGGCGGATCCGCTCAAGGGGTTCGTGCCGGTGCAGCGCAAACTCGACCGGGGGGACGCCCTGTCGGCCTTCATCCGGCACGAGGCGAGCGGACTGTTCGCCGTGCCGGGCGGGGCGGCGCCGGGGGAGTACGTGGGCCAGCGGCTGCTGGAGTCGTGA
- the pheA gene encoding prephenate dehydratase, whose product MSATRYTYLGPEGTFTEAALRMLPEAATRELAPMVSVPAAFDAVRAGEAAGAFAAIENSVEGGVTATIDELTGGEPLTIYREVLLPITFALLVRPGTDLAEVRTVTGHPVAQPQVRDWLRAHLPQAAWESAASNADGARLVREGKYDGAFAGVFAAATYGLEPLFTEIHDAANAVTRFVLVGRPGRPAAPTGADKTSLVIWLGEDHPGALLDLLQEFAVRGVNLIQIQSRPTGAGMGQYCFTVDAEGHIAERRVAEALMGLKRICPKVRFLGSYPRAGVAPSDVPPPRAGTSDAAFIEAAEWLARSQDGRS is encoded by the coding sequence ATGTCGGCCACGCGTTACACGTACCTCGGGCCCGAGGGCACCTTCACCGAAGCCGCCCTGCGCATGCTCCCCGAAGCGGCCACCAGGGAGCTCGCGCCGATGGTGTCCGTACCGGCCGCCTTCGACGCCGTGCGGGCCGGGGAAGCGGCCGGCGCGTTCGCCGCGATCGAGAACTCGGTGGAGGGCGGCGTCACCGCGACCATCGACGAACTCACCGGCGGCGAACCGCTGACGATCTACCGCGAGGTGCTGCTGCCGATCACGTTCGCCCTGCTCGTGCGGCCGGGTACGGACCTCGCCGAGGTGCGCACGGTGACGGGCCACCCGGTGGCGCAGCCCCAGGTGCGCGACTGGCTGCGCGCCCATCTGCCCCAGGCCGCCTGGGAGTCGGCCGCGTCGAACGCGGACGGCGCCCGGCTGGTGCGCGAGGGCAAGTACGACGGCGCCTTCGCGGGCGTGTTCGCGGCGGCGACGTACGGTCTCGAACCGCTGTTCACGGAGATCCACGACGCGGCGAACGCGGTCACCCGGTTCGTCCTCGTCGGACGGCCCGGCCGGCCCGCCGCGCCGACCGGCGCCGACAAGACGTCCCTGGTGATCTGGCTGGGCGAGGACCATCCCGGCGCGCTGCTCGACCTGCTCCAGGAGTTCGCCGTACGCGGCGTCAACCTGATCCAGATCCAGTCCCGGCCGACCGGCGCGGGCATGGGGCAGTACTGCTTCACCGTCGACGCGGAGGGCCACATCGCGGAGCGCCGCGTCGCGGAGGCGCTGATGGGCCTGAAGCGGATCTGCCCGAAGGTGCGTTTCCTCGGCTCGTACCCGCGTGCGGGCGTGGCGCCCTCGGACGTACCGCCGCCGCGGGCCGGCACATCGGACGCCGCGTTCATCGAGGCGGCGGAGTGGCTCGCCCGGAGTCAGGACGGACGCTCCTGA
- the serS gene encoding serine--tRNA ligase — protein sequence MIDLRLLREDPDRVRASQRARGEDVGLVDALLSADERRRSSGVRFDELRSEQKSLGKLIPKAGPEEKAELLKKAEQLKSEVRAADTAQHEADEQARSLLLQLGNIVHEDVPVGGEEDFTVLETYGTIRDFGAEGFEPKDHLELGEALGAIDMERGAKVSGSRFYYLTGVGALLELALINAAISQATAAGFTPMITPALVRPAAMEGTGFLGQAAADVYHLEQDDAYLVGTSEVPLAAYHMDEILDADKLPLRYAGYSSCFRREAGTYGKDTRGIFRVHQFEKVEMFSYVAPEDAQAEHLRLLEWEKEWLLGLGLPFQVIDVASGDLGASASRKYDCEAWIPTQGKYRELTSASNCDSFQARRLSVRMRDGKQVKPLSTLNGTLCAVPRTIVAILENHQQADGSVWVPEVLRPYLGGRELLEAVAK from the coding sequence GTGATTGACCTTCGCCTGCTCCGTGAGGACCCCGACCGTGTCCGTGCCTCCCAGCGCGCCCGTGGAGAGGACGTCGGCCTCGTCGACGCACTGCTCTCCGCCGACGAGCGCCGCAGGTCGTCCGGCGTCCGCTTCGACGAGCTGCGCTCCGAGCAGAAGTCCCTCGGCAAGCTGATCCCCAAGGCAGGCCCCGAGGAGAAGGCGGAGCTGCTCAAGAAGGCCGAGCAGCTGAAGTCCGAGGTGAGGGCCGCCGACACCGCGCAGCACGAGGCGGACGAGCAGGCCCGGAGCCTCCTCCTCCAGCTCGGCAACATCGTCCACGAGGACGTGCCGGTGGGCGGTGAGGAGGACTTCACCGTCCTGGAGACCTACGGCACGATCCGCGACTTCGGCGCGGAGGGCTTCGAGCCGAAGGACCACCTGGAGCTGGGCGAGGCGCTCGGCGCCATCGACATGGAGCGCGGCGCGAAGGTGTCGGGCTCCCGCTTCTACTACCTGACGGGCGTCGGCGCGCTGCTGGAGCTCGCCCTCATCAACGCGGCCATCTCCCAGGCCACCGCCGCCGGGTTCACCCCGATGATCACCCCCGCGCTGGTGCGCCCCGCGGCCATGGAGGGCACCGGCTTCCTCGGCCAGGCCGCCGCCGACGTGTACCACCTGGAGCAGGACGACGCCTATCTCGTCGGGACGTCCGAGGTGCCGCTCGCCGCGTACCACATGGACGAGATCCTCGACGCGGACAAGCTGCCGCTGCGGTACGCGGGCTACTCCTCGTGCTTCCGCCGGGAGGCCGGCACGTACGGCAAGGACACCCGCGGCATCTTCCGCGTCCACCAGTTCGAGAAGGTCGAGATGTTCTCGTACGTGGCGCCCGAGGACGCCCAGGCGGAGCACCTGCGGCTGCTGGAGTGGGAGAAGGAGTGGCTCCTCGGCCTCGGCCTGCCCTTCCAGGTGATCGACGTGGCGTCGGGCGACCTGGGCGCCTCGGCGTCCCGCAAGTACGACTGCGAGGCGTGGATCCCGACGCAGGGCAAGTACCGCGAGCTGACGTCCGCGTCGAACTGCGACAGCTTCCAGGCGCGCCGGCTGTCCGTCAGGATGCGCGACGGCAAGCAGGTCAAGCCGCTGTCCACGCTCAACGGCACGCTCTGCGCGGTGCCCCGCACGATCGTGGCGATCCTGGAGAACCACCAGCAGGCCGACGGCTCGGTCTGGGTGCCCGAGGTCCTGCGGCCCTACCTCGGCGGCCGTGAGCTGCTGGAGGCGGTCGCCAAGTGA
- a CDS encoding HAD family hydrolase, whose amino-acid sequence MSTGEVRGEAESAGGGAVFPYRLVATDLDGTLLREDGSVSGRSRAALAAVTAAGAAHIVVTGRSVPWARDVLADLGYEGIAVCGQGSQVYHAGEHRLLTSLTLDRQVARLAIEKIEAELGRPALAVSQDGVEGLVLTDERYVIGGRKADRDRARMVRDAADLWAAPINKVYLQHPTLDDDQLALAARDIVGGLTDVLMAGPGAVELIPVGLTKARGLSLAARRLGVTAQETIAFGDMPNDLPMFTWAAWGVAMANAHPDLLAVADEVTATNAEDGVAIVLEKLLADGPATGA is encoded by the coding sequence GTGAGCACCGGCGAGGTGCGCGGCGAAGCCGAATCCGCCGGCGGTGGCGCGGTGTTCCCGTACCGGCTGGTCGCGACCGACCTCGACGGCACGCTGCTGCGCGAGGACGGCTCGGTGTCCGGCCGTTCGCGCGCGGCACTCGCCGCCGTGACGGCGGCCGGCGCCGCGCACATCGTCGTCACCGGCAGGTCCGTGCCGTGGGCGCGCGACGTGCTGGCGGACCTGGGGTACGAGGGCATCGCCGTGTGCGGCCAGGGCTCGCAGGTCTACCACGCGGGCGAGCACAGGCTGCTCACGTCCCTGACGCTGGATCGCCAGGTCGCGCGGCTCGCGATCGAGAAGATCGAGGCGGAACTCGGCCGGCCGGCGCTCGCCGTCAGCCAGGACGGTGTCGAGGGGCTGGTGCTGACCGACGAGCGGTACGTGATCGGCGGACGCAAGGCCGACCGGGACCGGGCCAGGATGGTCCGGGACGCGGCGGACCTCTGGGCGGCGCCGATCAACAAGGTCTACCTCCAGCACCCCACGCTCGACGACGACCAACTGGCGCTCGCCGCCCGCGACATCGTCGGGGGACTGACGGACGTGCTGATGGCGGGCCCGGGCGCGGTGGAGCTGATACCGGTCGGCCTCACGAAGGCGCGGGGGCTCTCGCTCGCGGCACGGCGGCTCGGCGTCACGGCGCAGGAGACGATCGCGTTCGGCGACATGCCCAACGACCTGCCCATGTTCACGTGGGCCGCGTGGGGTGTCGCCATGGCCAACGCGCACCCGGACCTGCTGGCCGTGGCGGACGAGGTCACCGCGACGAACGCCGAGGACGGTGTCGCGATCGTCCTGGAGAAGCTGCTCGCCGACGGGCCGGCCACCGGCGCCTGA